The following are encoded in a window of Amaranthus tricolor cultivar Red isolate AtriRed21 chromosome 2, ASM2621246v1, whole genome shotgun sequence genomic DNA:
- the LOC130805329 gene encoding coatomer subunit beta'-1: MPLRLNIKRKLAQRSERVKSVDLHPTEPWILASLYSGTVVIWDYQSQTMAKSFEACELPVRSAKFIPRKQWVVAGADDMFIRVYNYNTMDKVKVFEAHTDYIRCVAVHPTLPYVLSSSDDMLIKLWDWEKGWICTQIFEGHSHYVMQVTFNPKDTNTFASASLDRTIKIWNLGSPDPNFTLDAHVKGVNCVDYFTGGDKPYLITGSDDHTAKVWDYQTKSCVQTLEGHTHNVSAVCFHPELPIIITGSEDGTVRIWHSTTYRLENTLNYGLERVWAIGYMKGSRRVVIGYDEGTIMVKMGREIPVASMDNSGKIIWAKHNEIQTVDIRRVGAGYEVTDGERLPLAVKELGSCDLYPQYLKHNPNGRFVVVCGDGEYIIYTAVAWRNRSFGSALEFVWSSDGEYAVRESTSKIKIFSKNFQEKKSIRPTFSAERIYGGTLLAMCSNDFICFYDWADCRFIRRIDVNVKNLYWADSGDLVAIASDSSFYILKYNRDVVSSHLDSGRPIDEQGVEDAFELLHETNERVRTGIWVGDCFLYNNSSWRLNYCVGGEVTTMFHLDRPMYLLGYLASQSRVYLIDKEFNVIGYTLLLSLIEYKTLVMRGDFERANVILPTIPKEQHNSVARFLESRGMVAEALEVATDPDYRFELAIQLGKLEAAKEIATELQSESKWKQLGELAMSTGKFEMAEECLKHAMDFSGMLLLYSSIGDAEGIAKLASQAKEHGKNNVAFLCLFMLGKREECIQLLVDSNRIPEAALMARSYLPSKVSEIVALWRKDLNKVNPKAAESLADPEEYPNLFDDWQIALAVESKVAETRGNFPPAEQYLQYAEKSKTDLVEAFKSMQIEEDQPLENGDTDTVHVDTKLHVDENGEDEGQEEGVVVDADSNDGAVLVNGNETEEWVLTQHP, encoded by the exons ATG CCTCTTCGTCTCAATATTAAG AGGAAACTTGCTCAAAGATCGGAGAGGGTAAAGTCTGTGGATCTGCATCCTACAGAGCCATG GATTTTAGCGAGTCTTTATTCTGGAACTGTTGTTATTTGGGACTACCAATCACAA ACCATGGCAAAGTCTTTTGAAGCTTGCGAATTACCGG TTAGATCCGCAAAGTTTATTCCCCGGAAACAATGGGTTGTTGCTGGGGCAGATGACATGTTTATACGTGTGTACAATTACAATACTATGGATAAAGTAAAAGTATTTGAAGCACATACTGATTATATTAGGTGTGTAGCTGTGCATCCCACACTCCCGTATGTGCTTTCATCATCTGATGATATGCTTATTAAGCTATGGGATTGGGAAAAGGGTTGGATATGCACTCAAATATTTGAAGGGCATTCCCACTATGTGATGCAAGTCACCTTCAACCCCAAGGACACAAACACCTTTGCTAGTGCCTCCCTTGACCGCACCATAAAG ATATGGAATCTGGGCTCACCTGATCCAAATTTTACTTTGGACGCTCATGTTAAAGGGGTAAATTGTGTTGACTACTTTACTGGCGGTGACAAACCTTACTTGATTACTGGTTCCGATGACCATACGGCCAAG GTCTGGGACTATCAGACAAAAAGCTGTGTTCAAACTCTGGAAGGGCACACACATAATGTTTCTGCTGTGTGCTTTCATCCTGAACTTCCCATAATTATAACTGGTTCTGAGGATGGAACAGTTCGTATATGGCATTCCACTACATACAG GCTAGAGAATACTTTAAACTATGGTCTTGAAAGGGTTTGGGCTATAGGATACATGAAGGGTTCCCGTCG CGTTGTGATAGGATATGACGAAGGGACCATCATGGTTAAGATGGGTCGTGAAATACCTGTTGCTAGTATGGATAATAGTGGAAAAATAATTTGGGCCAAGCATAACGAGATCCAAACTGTGGATATCAGGCGTGTTGGTGCTGGTTACGAG GTGACAGATGGTGAAAGGTTGCCATTGGCAGTCAAGGAGTTGGGTTCCTGTGATCTTTACCCACAG TACTTAAAGCACAACCCAAATGGGAGGTTTGTTGTGGTTTGTGGAGATGGAGAGTACATCATATATACTGCTGTTGCTTGGAGGAATAGGTCTTTTGGTTCAGCATTGGAGTTTGTCTGGTCATCTGATGGAGAATATGCTGTTAGAGAAAGCACTTCCAAGATCAAGATTTTCAGCAAAAACTTCCAG GAGAAGAAGAGTATCAGACCAACTTTTTCTGCAGAGCGGATTTATGGTGGAACTTTGTTGGCTATGTGTTCTAATGATTTCATTTGCTTCTATGACTGGGCTGACTGCAGATTTATTCGAAGGATTGATGTCAATGTTAAA AATCTCTACTGGGCTGATAGCGGTGATTTGGTAGCTATTGCTAGCGACTCATCTTTCTACATCCTCAAGTATAAT CGTGATGTTGTGTCTTCCCACCTGGATAGTGGAAGGCCGATTGATGAACAAGGTGTGGAGGATGCCTTTGAGCTTCTACATGAAACAAATGAACGTGTGAGGACAGGAATATGGGTTGGAGATTGTTTCCTATACAATAATTCCTCCTGGAGGCTTAATTACTGTGTTGGTGGTGAG GTAACGACAATGTTTCACTTGGACCGTCCAATGTACCTATTGGGCTACCTTGCAAGTCAAAGTCGTGTATATCTTATTGACAAAGAATTCAA TGTGATAGGATACACATTACTCCTTAGCTTGATTGAATACAAGACTCTTGTAATGCGTGGGGATTTTGAACGTGCCAATGTAATTTTGCCTACAATTCCAAAGGAGCAACATAATAG TGTGGCCCGTTTCCTTGAATCACGTGGTATGGTCGCAGAGGCTCTTGAAGTGGCAACTGACCCTGATTATAGGTTTGAGCTTGCCATTCAGCTTGGCAAATTAGAAGCTGCGAAG GAGATAGCTACAGAACTTCAAAGTGAGTCAAAGTGGAAGCAGTTGGGAGAATTGGCCATGTCGACAGGAAAG TTTGAAATGGCAGAGGAGTGCCTGAAGCATGCAATGGATTTTAGTGGCATGTTGCTGCTTTATTCTTCAATCGGAGATGCTGAGGGAATCGCAAAACTTGCTTCCCAAGCTAAAGAGCATGGAAAAAACAATGTTGCTTTCCTATGCTTGTTCATGTTGGGTAAGCGGGAAGAATGTATTCAGCTATTGGTAGACAG TAACCGAATACCCGAGGCTGCTTTGATGGCACGTTCTTATCTTCCTAGTAAAGTTTCAGAAATTGTTGCATTATGGAGAAAGGATTTGAACAAG GTTAATCCAAAGGCTGCAGAATCTTTGGCAGATCCTGAGGAGTATCCTAATTTGTTTGATGATTGGCAAATTGCTCTTGCTGTTGAGTCCAAAGTTGCTGAAACaag AGGCAACTTTCCTCCTGCTGAGCAATATTTGCAATATGCTGAGAAATCAAAAACCGATCTTGTTGAAGCTTTTAAGAGCATGCAGATAGAGGAAGATCAACCTCTTGAAAATGGAGACACGGACACAGTACACGTAGATACCAAGCTGCATGTTGACGAG AATGGAGAGGATGAAGGTCAAGAAGAGGGTGTTGTTGTAGATGCTGATTCTAACGATGGTGCTGTGCTCGTCAATGGTAACGAAACTGAAGAATGGG TGCTTACTCAACATCCATAA